In one Streptomyces sp. NBC_00597 genomic region, the following are encoded:
- a CDS encoding GNAT family N-acetyltransferase — translation MPQQGIIAIERMDGAAAVRAGEAFRLIYAEAFAEPPYGETEEDVAAAFRRFPVQARKHGFRAVLARAEGDGEPIGMAYGFPLGPDTVWWDELTEPVPEAMRREDGRRTFGLMELAVRGPWRGQGVARRLHTALLLDAVGAERVMLNVNQASGEASAAYRAWGYRKIGEARPLVDGAELRDVMLLDLR, via the coding sequence ATGCCGCAGCAAGGGATCATCGCGATAGAGCGCATGGACGGGGCGGCCGCGGTGCGGGCCGGGGAGGCGTTCAGGCTGATCTACGCCGAAGCGTTCGCCGAGCCTCCGTACGGCGAGACCGAGGAGGACGTCGCTGCCGCCTTCCGCCGCTTCCCCGTTCAGGCCCGCAAGCACGGCTTCCGCGCGGTCCTGGCCCGCGCGGAGGGTGACGGCGAGCCGATCGGCATGGCGTACGGCTTCCCGCTCGGGCCGGACACGGTGTGGTGGGACGAACTCACCGAGCCCGTGCCCGAAGCCATGCGGCGCGAGGACGGGCGGCGCACCTTCGGGCTCATGGAACTCGCCGTGCGGGGCCCGTGGCGCGGGCAAGGTGTCGCGCGGCGTCTGCACACGGCACTGCTGCTCGACGCCGTCGGAGCGGAGCGGGTGATGTTGAACGTCAACCAGGCGAGCGGGGAGGCGTCGGCCGCGTATCGGGCATGGGGATACCGCAAGATCGGCGAGGCGCGGCCGTTGGTCGACGGCGCGGAGCTTCGTGACGTGATGCTGCTCGATCTGCGCTGA
- a CDS encoding DUF6571 family protein, translated as MPSFEQLLNISLGPLETAVTDWTQMITRLEQLRTEAGAMKTRADGAVWRGENASVTQPFIAKTAKEFGDAVTEAESVRDLLKDAGEKIKAAKADLKAVYEAPPAGITIYPNGVLSHRVHPDRRSKDSTEPVATQADFDALRQRLEGILNRAAEADELCSWGLRSLVKDHPNDFGSTDYNSIQDAKNARQAEKDVQDRKDADEAAKLFSRVDYLDDKERARLIELTERGKNSPAFSAELLTHLDFQGRKDQDALLLLAANLEGGGRDGQISGSETRLLNALSGNLATATAPGSPLCPVMGPVVGSHTPWTDRLLELARKGNDLPRQVPGSLPGGQQGYSALTKMIGAGDAKYDGGFLTSVGNSIRDWETHTKHPYEGMDKNWVGSQEDPVGGLMKAFSRNPEASTAYFDPAKSDNLDYFLKDRDWPGASVESKMPDDLVKTSARSQFGAALEAASTGREPNSPLHGVPARHDGAESAIFDRTIEYYGEQTKGVQSNMPAPLRHSMGNMIGDYASDVHQILGKNLEAPTEFSHLPLSLTREDLTRVIRATSDDPQAFATIRNAELEVINQKMHDFPAEAFRHGDDKSELRSWVRESSSVLGYLDGVRGDVLYDLGQAEKDVNAWNRMTAYHGIGALFTNMPMVGDMIQRGVDIGTTMHMNELNAAVDEATRKNMADHFSSGTRDMDTILESAAKQRGLTPAEMDRSTGEFEGQLQPLAEQWYASGIKGANGYMGERY; from the coding sequence GTGCCGTCGTTCGAACAGCTCCTGAACATCAGCCTGGGGCCCCTCGAGACCGCAGTCACCGACTGGACGCAGATGATCACGCGCCTCGAACAGTTGCGTACCGAGGCGGGAGCGATGAAGACCCGCGCGGACGGAGCAGTGTGGCGGGGCGAGAACGCCTCTGTCACGCAGCCGTTCATAGCCAAAACGGCCAAGGAGTTCGGCGACGCCGTCACGGAGGCGGAGAGCGTCCGCGATCTCCTCAAGGACGCGGGCGAGAAGATCAAGGCCGCCAAAGCCGACCTCAAGGCCGTCTATGAGGCACCACCGGCCGGGATCACCATCTACCCGAACGGAGTCCTGAGCCATCGTGTCCACCCCGACCGGCGCAGCAAGGACAGCACCGAACCGGTAGCCACCCAGGCCGACTTCGACGCCCTGCGGCAGCGGCTCGAAGGCATCCTCAACCGGGCGGCCGAGGCGGACGAACTCTGCTCCTGGGGCTTGCGCAGCCTGGTCAAGGACCACCCCAATGACTTCGGCAGCACCGACTACAACTCGATCCAGGACGCGAAGAACGCCCGCCAGGCGGAGAAGGACGTCCAGGACCGCAAGGACGCCGACGAGGCCGCCAAGCTCTTCAGTCGCGTGGACTACCTGGACGACAAAGAGCGGGCCCGCCTGATCGAGCTCACAGAGCGGGGCAAGAACTCGCCGGCGTTCAGTGCCGAGCTGCTCACCCACTTGGACTTCCAGGGTCGCAAGGACCAGGACGCGCTGCTCCTGCTGGCCGCGAACCTGGAGGGCGGTGGCCGAGACGGCCAGATATCCGGCTCGGAGACCCGGCTGCTCAACGCGCTGTCCGGGAACCTCGCCACCGCCACCGCCCCCGGCTCGCCCCTCTGCCCGGTCATGGGCCCGGTCGTCGGGTCCCACACGCCTTGGACCGACCGCCTCCTGGAACTCGCCCGCAAGGGCAACGACCTGCCCAGGCAGGTCCCCGGCTCGCTCCCAGGCGGGCAGCAGGGCTACTCGGCCCTCACCAAGATGATCGGCGCGGGCGACGCAAAGTACGACGGCGGCTTCCTCACCTCGGTGGGCAACTCGATCCGAGACTGGGAGACCCACACCAAGCACCCCTACGAGGGCATGGACAAGAACTGGGTCGGCTCCCAGGAAGACCCCGTGGGCGGCCTGATGAAGGCCTTCAGTCGCAACCCCGAAGCCTCCACCGCCTACTTCGACCCGGCGAAGAGCGACAACCTCGACTACTTCCTCAAGGACCGTGACTGGCCGGGAGCGAGCGTCGAGTCCAAGATGCCCGACGACCTGGTGAAGACCTCGGCTCGGTCACAGTTCGGCGCGGCGCTGGAGGCGGCGAGTACCGGGAGGGAGCCGAATTCGCCCCTTCACGGGGTCCCCGCCCGGCATGACGGGGCCGAGTCCGCCATCTTCGACAGGACCATCGAGTACTACGGAGAGCAGACCAAGGGGGTGCAGAGCAACATGCCCGCCCCGTTGCGGCACTCCATGGGCAACATGATCGGCGACTACGCCTCCGACGTGCACCAGATCCTCGGCAAGAACCTGGAGGCTCCCACCGAATTCAGCCACCTCCCCCTCTCCCTCACCAGAGAAGATCTGACCCGGGTCATCCGTGCCACCTCCGACGACCCGCAGGCATTCGCCACCATCCGCAATGCCGAGTTGGAGGTGATCAACCAGAAGATGCACGACTTCCCGGCGGAGGCCTTCCGGCACGGCGACGACAAATCGGAACTGCGCTCCTGGGTCAGGGAGTCCTCGTCCGTTCTCGGCTATCTCGACGGCGTGCGGGGAGATGTCCTCTACGACCTGGGGCAGGCGGAGAAGGACGTCAACGCCTGGAACAGAATGACGGCTTACCACGGCATCGGCGCGCTCTTCACCAACATGCCGATGGTTGGAGACATGATCCAGCGAGGCGTTGACATCGGCACGACCATGCACATGAACGAACTGAACGCCGCGGTGGACGAGGCGACCCGAAAGAACATGGCCGACCACTTCTCCAGCGGTACCCGCGACATGGACACGATCCTGGAGTCAGCAGCCAAACAGAGGGGACTGACTCCGGCGGAGATGGACAGGAGCACCGGCGAGTTCGAAGGTCAGCTCCAGCCTTTGGCGGAGCAGTGGTACGCAAGCGGCATCAAGGGTGCGAACGGATACATGGGGGAGCGCTACTGA
- a CDS encoding beta-N-acetylhexosaminidase: MRVLRRTLAALLALGAVASCAASRGADARPGDARPALLAPYAQLLPAPASARAGGPGYALGAGTVIRTGPTGDEEVRRVGELLAQQLRGPSRLPLPVVDGAGGDGIRLRLDEGAEGTGAEGYRLESGPDGVTLTARTPAGLFHAGQTLRQLLPVAGPGTVPGGEITDAPRFAYRGAMLDIARHHFTAEQVKLYVDQLAQYKVNTLHLHLTDDQGWRIAIDSWPRLAEYGGASEVGGGPGGYWAKDQYRDLVAYAGERYVDVVPEIDMPGHVNAALASYAELNCDGKAPARYTGIKVGFSSLCVGQERTYEFIDDVLGELAELTPGRYLHIGGDEAHSTPAADYAAFMDRAQQIVERHGKTVVAWHQLATAGPAPGAVLQYWGHDKTAATEKAAVAAAAKTGHPLILSPADRLYLDMKYDLATKPGLAWAGLVPVRRAYDWDPGTYLAASGVPESAVLGVEAPLWTETIATRTDLEYMAFPRLLGLAELGWSPGPRNWTEYRQRVAAQGPRLDAQGITYYRAPDVPWG, from the coding sequence ATGAGAGTCCTGCGACGCACGCTCGCCGCCCTCCTCGCCCTCGGCGCGGTCGCCTCCTGCGCCGCGTCCCGCGGCGCCGACGCCAGACCCGGCGACGCGCGCCCCGCCCTCCTCGCCCCCTACGCACAGCTGCTCCCGGCGCCCGCCTCCGCGCGCGCCGGGGGCCCCGGGTACGCCCTCGGCGCGGGTACGGTCATCCGCACCGGTCCGACCGGCGACGAGGAGGTCCGTCGGGTCGGCGAGCTCCTCGCGCAGCAGCTCAGGGGCCCGAGCCGGCTCCCGCTGCCGGTGGTCGACGGGGCCGGTGGCGACGGGATCCGGCTCCGGCTGGACGAGGGGGCCGAGGGCACCGGCGCCGAGGGGTACCGGCTGGAGTCCGGCCCGGACGGGGTCACGCTGACCGCCCGCACCCCCGCGGGTCTGTTCCACGCGGGGCAGACGCTGCGCCAGCTGCTGCCGGTGGCCGGTCCGGGCACGGTGCCCGGGGGCGAGATCACCGACGCGCCCCGCTTCGCGTACCGGGGGGCGATGCTCGACATCGCCCGCCACCACTTCACGGCGGAGCAGGTGAAGCTGTACGTCGACCAACTCGCCCAGTACAAGGTCAACACGCTGCACCTGCACCTGACCGACGACCAGGGCTGGCGGATCGCGATCGACTCCTGGCCCCGGCTGGCGGAGTACGGGGGCGCCAGCGAGGTCGGCGGCGGGCCGGGCGGGTACTGGGCGAAGGACCAGTACCGGGACCTGGTGGCCTACGCCGGCGAGCGGTACGTCGACGTGGTCCCGGAGATCGACATGCCGGGGCACGTGAACGCGGCCCTGGCCTCGTACGCGGAACTGAACTGCGACGGCAAGGCGCCCGCCCGCTACACCGGGATCAAGGTCGGCTTCAGCTCGCTGTGCGTCGGCCAGGAGCGGACGTACGAGTTCATCGACGACGTGCTCGGCGAGCTGGCCGAACTGACGCCGGGCCGCTACCTGCACATCGGCGGCGACGAGGCGCACTCCACGCCGGCGGCGGACTACGCGGCGTTCATGGACCGCGCCCAGCAGATCGTCGAGCGCCACGGCAAGACGGTGGTGGCCTGGCACCAGCTGGCGACGGCCGGGCCGGCGCCGGGGGCCGTGCTCCAGTACTGGGGCCACGACAAGACCGCGGCCACCGAGAAGGCGGCCGTGGCCGCGGCGGCCAAGACGGGCCACCCGCTGATCCTCTCGCCCGCGGACCGGCTGTACCTGGACATGAAGTACGACCTGGCGACGAAGCCCGGACTGGCGTGGGCCGGCCTCGTCCCGGTGCGCAGGGCTTACGACTGGGACCCAGGAACGTACCTGGCCGCGTCCGGAGTCCCGGAATCCGCAGTACTCGGCGTCGAGGCCCCGCTGTGGACGGAGACCATCGCGACCCGCACCGACCTGGAGTACATGGCCTTCCCCCGGCTCCTGGGCCTCGCGGAACTGGGCTGGAGCCCGGGCCCGCGGAACTGGACGGAGTACCGGCAGCGCGTGGCGGCCCAGGGGCCGAGGCTGGACGCCCAGGGCATCACGTACTACCGGGCCCCGGACGTGCCGTGGGGGTAG
- a CDS encoding DUF4429 domain-containing protein: protein MAEIIQKDGTWTFDGDAVRIVPGRDKGVGLLRQTLGEVVVPLRALAGISHEPGRKAGRLRLKLRDGADPLLQVTGGRLPEASDPYRLTVDADRTGVAEYFVDEVRNALLLDQVDAGPADAYLLPGPAVPITVAAGDGTVAFDGDRVALDWNWTTEEAKSSGGPREFRVADLRAVEWSPSKGLDNGWIRFTLAGAPAAPAPKYDPHTVELFGFKKDPLMALVAAAVAVRMPHPRGAAVASEPAPALSPAPVPELAASAPEPTAAEDHDALLRRLRELGDLHQGGVLTAEEFAAAKQAVLRRF, encoded by the coding sequence ATGGCGGAAATCATCCAGAAGGACGGCACATGGACCTTCGACGGGGACGCGGTGCGCATCGTGCCCGGCCGCGACAAGGGGGTGGGGCTGCTGCGCCAGACATTGGGCGAAGTGGTCGTCCCGCTGCGCGCGCTCGCCGGGATCAGTCACGAACCGGGCCGCAAGGCGGGCCGGTTGAGGCTGAAGCTGCGTGACGGCGCGGACCCGCTGCTCCAGGTGACGGGCGGACGGCTGCCGGAAGCCTCCGATCCGTACCGCCTGACCGTGGACGCGGACCGGACCGGGGTGGCGGAGTACTTCGTGGACGAGGTCCGCAACGCGCTGCTGCTGGACCAGGTGGACGCCGGCCCGGCGGACGCCTACCTGCTGCCGGGGCCGGCCGTGCCGATCACGGTGGCCGCCGGGGACGGGACGGTCGCCTTCGACGGGGACCGGGTGGCACTGGACTGGAACTGGACGACGGAGGAGGCCAAGAGCTCCGGCGGCCCGCGCGAGTTCCGGGTCGCGGACCTGCGGGCGGTGGAATGGTCGCCGTCGAAGGGCCTGGACAACGGATGGATCCGGTTCACGCTGGCGGGCGCCCCGGCGGCCCCCGCGCCCAAGTACGACCCGCACACGGTGGAGCTGTTCGGCTTCAAGAAGGACCCGCTGATGGCGCTCGTCGCGGCGGCCGTGGCGGTGCGGATGCCCCATCCCCGGGGCGCGGCGGTCGCCTCAGAGCCGGCCCCGGCCCTGTCCCCGGCGCCGGTGCCGGAGCTCGCGGCTTCGGCCCCCGAGCCGACGGCTGCCGAGGACCACGACGCGCTGCTGCGCCGGCTGCGCGAGCTCGGCGATCTGCACCAGGGGGGCGTCCTCACGGCCGAGGAGTTCGCCGCAGCCAAGCAGGCTGTTTTGCGTCGTTTCTAG